CTTACGCGTTATAAGCTCGAACTGATAACAGGTTGTAGTATGGTTAAGATGGCTATCACAGTCAGATCTAGCAGCTCAGTACGAGATCCAACCTGATTTGATGTAATCCCGTTACCTGGAATCGCCTGGCGATCAATACTGAAGGTTTCCAGAGATGGAGGTGAGCTTATCGGACACTTCCAACCATCCGATGGATATTTACAGAGGGTCGTTGAAGAGATCTTTCACTCGAACTACCATATTATGATGCAAGGAAGTCTACTCAGTGGAAAGAGGATCTAGCTCGCTGACGGTATCCTCTGGTTTTGACTCAAGAACACGATTTTCGTTACCGATGTGAACTCAATTTATATGTGGAATTGCGCCGAGAAATCATCTGGGAATCCATTAGATTGCCTCAAACGCCCTTCGAAACCTTTTATACATTGTGGTCAGGACTGACCATCAAGGTGCCATTGGCTGCCAAACGCGAGATCTTTCAACATTGGTAGTTCAAGACAAGCAAGAGTGGAAAAGAATGAGCGAACGAACTCAATTGCAGGATGCATTCGCACCATTCGCATTCTGGCGACTACATAGCTCATGGGGTTGATCCATTGGAGGCTGTAACAGCTCAAGcggtgaagatgaaatttcacaCTTACTGTCTGACGGAGCATATGCCGCGATTCGAAGCCAAATATCTCTACCCCGAGGAATGGAACAGCAAGCGTGACGAGTCTGCCGCGATAGCTAAGCTGCAACAGGATTTCCAGAACTTCCTTGACCACGCTCAAAGGATAAAGAACCGGCCCAACCCGTCCAACACAAAGTTTCTGATTGGAGTCGAAGTTGAAAGTTGCGATTTGAACCACATTGAGTATGCTAGAAGACTTGTCGAGGAAAACAGAGGTGTAATCCAGTTCAGCGTAGGATCTGTGCACCATATCAATGAGATAGCTATCGATTTTAATCAAATCGAATGGGACCGCGCTCTAGCCGCATCGGgcaacaatttgaagacCTTTTTACTTGCCTATTTCGACTTACAGTAtaaaatgctgagaaattTGCAGCCGCTTGTTGTTGGCCATTTCGACCTTTACAAGCTGTTCCTCCCACAGGATCTCAGAGTCGATCTCGAAACGGGGGCTTGCGGGACCTCTGGCACCCCAGTATCAGGTatctctttgatcaatcAGTGGAAGGAGGTTCAAGCAGCGGTTGTAAGGAACCTCCAGTATATCGAGAAATATGGTGGCGCTATCGAGATCAATACCTCGGCGCTACGTAAAAAGCTTCCAGAGCCGTACCCCGGTAAGGACGTCGGATTGCTGGTGAAAAGACATTGTGGCGGCAGATTTGTTCTCAGTGACGATGCGCATGGTGTTGCACAGGTGGGTGTTTGTTATGATCAGGCTCTGAACTATATCGTGCATGAATTGAACCTAGAAAAGATTTACTACTTGACCGAAGCAGCGGATCGTCAAAGCGTTAGACTGGAGGCAGTGCCGATCGACCAGTTTGAATCGGACGCCTTTTGGCGCTTGTACAGGGCGCCAAAGTGAGCGCTTTACTTATTATGCAGTATCTGTTTATCGTAATTATAATACTATTTACCGACCTTGCCCCTATTGTAAGTTGAAGCAGGCCAAAGATGGTGTTGGAGATTGGTTAGTATGAGCGGCCAAACATACAGTATTGGATGGCTGGGCGGGAACACTTGATACATTTCTGTCCTTGCTTCAATTCTGGTTGTTCGAATGGAATACACAAAGATTTGGCACCCATACTTGGAGATTTCTCATCCTGTTCGAGCTCCTCACCGTCGtctttctttgcagaagaatctttgatatcttcttcacatTCCATGACACCACACCATGGGGATAAGATAACGTTCTTTCTGTTCAAATTAGGAACGAAATCCTTCCAGTCCTCCACAATGACTCTGTGAGTATCGAACAATTCCTTGgccttcaagaacagatcTTGCTGCAATTCCTCCAAGATTTCTGGTATACGTGTTTCCAGTTCATTTAGCTGAACGGTGTATTTGCGAGAGTCGTTTCTGCGGACCACGATGACTTGACTTTTCTCGATATCCTTTGGACCCAATTCGATACGGATCGGAATGCCCTTCAATTCGTATTGGGAAAACTTCCAGCCTGGTGTATAGTTGTCATTGTAGTCGCCAAAAGCTCTAATGccagctttcttcaaacGATCTTCAATAGCCTTAGCTGATGCATGAATGTTGCTACGCTCCGCGTCAGTAGTCTTCTTGGTGATACCCACAGGAATGACGACTGCCTGGTACTGGGATACTCTTGGTGGAATGACCAAACCTTTGTTGTCAGAGTGAATCATGACCATGACACCGATAACCCTGGTAGACAAACCCCAAGAGTTTTGATACACGAATAGCTTAGGATGGTCGGAACCTAATGGGTTTTCTACGCTAACGTTGAAcatcttggaaaagttTTGACCCAGATGATGCGAAGTAGCGCCTTGAATACCACGACCGGTTTGTGGGATGTAGCCCTCACAAGTCGTTGTGAAGTCACCACCAGCAaacttctctttctcagtC
The nucleotide sequence above comes from Torulaspora globosa chromosome 6, complete sequence. Encoded proteins:
- the HIS2 gene encoding histidinol-phosphatase (ancestral locus Anc_1.351) — translated: MHSHHSHSGDYIAHGVDPLEAVTAQAVKMKFHTYCLTEHMPRFEAKYLYPEEWNSKRDESAAIAKLQQDFQNFLDHAQRIKNRPNPSNTKFLIGVEVESCDLNHIEYARRLVEENRGVIQFSVGSVHHINEIAIDFNQIEWDRALAASGNNLKTFLLAYFDLQYKMLRNLQPLVVGHFDLYKLFLPQDLRVDLETGACGTSGTPVSGISLINQWKEVQAAVVRNLQYIEKYGGAIEINTSALRKKLPEPYPGKDVGLLVKRHCGGRFVLSDDAHGVAQVGVCYDQALNYIVHELNLEKIYYLTEAADRQSVRLEAVPIDQFESDAFWRLYRAPK